In the genome of Phlebotomus papatasi isolate M1 chromosome 2, Ppap_2.1, whole genome shotgun sequence, one region contains:
- the LOC129802968 gene encoding nucleoprotein TPR isoform X1: protein MEEECDKVLHKVLQQEEIDQIPLETRKKLEEFYEQRLSEFYTAKALQLNIENIRQDLETKNGDFQAKLQDSEAKLQSYEELIKELRQQLDTTRNEVLKLQDTVAKYETEVYDCRREKNAAVDERDSLLKMVERRNGEVERQKSDISALENQLQAAIAAKCEVLAKMDDIESKEASLNFKEKRMDQEKEMLNNQIVTLREDLNRNIAEMQTIRRDNTVNNIKLETKLTEKTEELKISQNTVAHLEEANASLMTKLEELNTKLKQNHEESDKMIMSYQKELSTKMNLVDVLKASINENQDQIKDLSNCITELKKLLNEASEKSGELETKLKGIELKHAEELEEKDSTIQQLRQEIEHANELLKEVQEQNIEHAMQQLAPSAAASSKLIKSGMTLTEIYSLYVKTTEELQVTKKENNRLNLQIRTILQELEEKAPLIRKQNLEYQKIEEANAELTQQLDELMKQRVESADEYNGTIAKLSYMERENKKLKQSQADLGRQVCFLVKEIEQMRGGFTSEPDQSITSDMSANEVISKKLVTFGDIQELQENNQKLLNVVRDLSTKLEEMEEAENSMDKASYEAKIANYSKRLNELQSAQEYQTQMMTICMQQRDRFKKLYHDVLKNSGKAFNLDGSLSGQDQMEGMEEETPLASNSSVTSNENSLVKDKKITELEGKLKESAEQLKTLKEEYENYRKERTTNEKMLNEQFETMRNEILSLTSSNCKLMSTVEFNSEQIKLQQKNQAMYKKQIETLEDRNKNYENSIVKHEQTIMILKDEVINSQTKCSRAEVMADNLKQELRILKDSESRLQLEREALHRERHSHNLLMNNLEMIKASFERSETEGKLRLETRLDEATRECSALRRRLQEEQDRFRELVQDLERQTETAKKRMNDELSQVDKIRDELRQSREDVMAKTKQIEDLSHKLQESLTPNKSDNPIAQAQKRVKEMEFQNSEYRLEIESLQKELMTTKEHVQQYCKLSESAEKELKDMSVEYEQLKTTTAAEISKLRESESSLKTRVEELETEISLQITGAQLNVDQDESTQLRKTQTELRDVLQKLSEVNRELRDARDELSSLRNSLQSVEAKYANEMVLHSTDLQALSSLKDELNKLKETMVEFKIQRDRAIEELECTKRGWAETEKHLKADRVSLEERLKDLDAQNAALHDQVQELSTKMTFVGVGATDASDKDDSVADSSLINRSLNDDEAKPNSGQLLQIIKYLRKEKDIAYAEVEVLRAENTRLQAETKIVQKKLDDTNTALVNERTKSEVGIVSATKHEDILRKVETLNAITDSNRSLREERDLLQSKIKDLTTHITTVELELFPLQEKNREIQAKIDEKEAENTTLRVEVTRWRQRANQLIERSNKTNPDIYKNLQNERESLAKMLTNEREILKKTTEELTNIKNDKSRVDTEVTNLSKQVSTLTEEAKKQNETLSNLQATNTKLMHELMEVKNSILTKEDEIKKLSDEVTARDTQMTEVKNKEIQIRKIAKRYKDLYFELKNKEEGKEGEASEENQQNLSTEAGTSKQEPDRALQDKITELNSQLFAAQEEVDTLKKENETLKQFREKDDRSMQQLKEAKARIMTLQETKGVMNRELATAKSQLQTVEQSHDLVIAELKSQYESRLARLEKDLGDAKENQETILRLQRDNEALVVRVNQLHRQLQMPQGAKPSTSSSTTEKNISECPRTANVKPMAGPSHQSATVTPWRGGETPLASIRPMSVQNRTAAVLPTNVATVQGSSSSVTALVPPQQQVHTTGNNSGEAMSSSPTSSHTDYMPATSSATVVVAAVPPMGTASTPAESSQEAESVPTGNNGESSFSSTSTSQLVVSGGQQQQAVALVSPRVEGGSSQNVIAPQAIEQSQTPSTSGTSSSSSALGNQAVIISSHHQASSSSTVTTTQAGSHKRPRDVEGDSSTGNAEEVGEKSQPQMKRTRVQAGETFQGVSESGLDVEYQVPTSSQRDQEDDIIVVDSEEEEDDGMADEGTPDDGPFDDEADEMEAYEQEQEIVNYDEGDGPDIDEDNVPSDNNEVEVDDSNEIPNQSGSSSSNGQIAPDAGSSTSQVGQSSLPEVSPEQPIEASSGQSQTEGVQQIQTISSGSEPGSSTSVATPNTSWRQITPHSRQQQSATHLVLIQQSSSGYEPETGDERIVPSTPTLFAPRRADGFSEVISSPHPQVPHAARFTFTEASRPGQSALVPGGNLEGMDDTQIDLSQLDESSATTTGRSVPNTPKLISPHDVDSAAGEGSSSTAQQQSAQQSQSGQQSQAEQQQEQQQEEEQQEAVDLRQPDAEAGTSQSQPQITIEEHVDDDENDDDEDDDEDDDDDGNENESENLDHTASTSERTKSDKEDSNLPSGEEPEGTDGVSSEGEKAPGAEGMEIEEGREAEASTSITTRSRSAGMHHGVQQVARRATGRISRGRTPIVWNQGGGRVFYLAGRDSIGVRAQPMMQEPNSVNRNTFQQSPPRGQRGRRMRRPNSGGYMRY from the exons GCAAGCTTGAACTTCAAGGAGAAGCGTATGGATCAGGAGAAGGAAATGCTGAATAATCAGATTGTGACCCTGAGGGAGGATTTGAATAGGAATATTGCCGAAATGCAGACCATTCGCCGTGACAATACCGTGAACAATATCAAGTTGGAAACAAAGTTGACAGAGAAGACTGAAGAATTGAAGATTTCGCAGAATACCGTGGCACATCTCGAAGAGGCAAATGCATCGTTGATGACAAAATTGGAGGAATTGAATACGAAACTGAAGCAGAATCATGAGGAGAGTGATAAGATGATTATGTCGTATCAGAAGGAATTGTCAACTAAAATGAACCTCGTTGATGTCCTTAAGGCTTCGATCAATGAGAATCAGGATCAGATTAAGGATTTGAGTAATTGCATAACAGAATTGAAGAAACTGCTGAATGAGGCAAGTGAGAAGAGCGGAGAGTTGGAGACTAAGCTAAAGGGTATTGAGTTGAAGCATGCTGAAGAGTTGGAGGAGAAGGATTCGACCATTCAGCAGCTCAGGCAGGAAATTGAGCATGCCAATGAGCTGTTGAAGGAAGTTCAGGAGCAAAATATTGAACATGCAATGCAGCAATTGGCACCATCGGCGGCGGCTTCGAGTAAATTGATCAAATCGGGAATGACACTAACGGAGATTTATTCGTTGTACGTGAAGACAACAGAGGAGTTGCAGGTGACGAAGAAGGAGAACAACAGGCTGAATTTGCAGATCAGGACAATTCTTCAGGAGTTGGAGGAGAAGGCACCATTAATAAGGAAGCAGAATTTGGAGTATCAGAAGATAGAAGAGGCCAACGCGGAGTTGACGCAACAACTGGATGAATTGATGAAGCAGAGAGTTGAATCTGCGGATGAATACAATGGAACAATTGCAAAATTGAGTTACATGGAGAGGGAGAACAAGAAATTGAAACAGAGTCAGGCTGACCTTGGAAGGCAGGTGTGCTTCCTGGTGAAGGAGATTGAACAGATGCGCGGTGGATTTACGTCGGAACCAGATCAGAGTATTACTTCGGATATGTCAGCCAATGAGGTGATTTCGAAGAAATTGGTGACATTTGGAGATATTCAGGAATTACAGGAAAACAACCAGAAGCTCCTCAATGTAGTGAGGGATTTGAGTACGAAGCTCGAGGAGATGGAAGAGGCTGAAAACAGTATGGACAAGGCGTCGTATGAGGCAAAGATTGCCAACTACTCCAAGAGACTCAATGAATTGCAATCTGCTCAGGAGTATCAGACACAGATGATGACGATTTGTATGCAACAGAGAGATCGTTTCAAGAAACTCTATCACGATGTTCTCAAGAACAGCGGGAAGGCCTTCAATCTCGATGGATCACTAAGTGGACAAGATCAAATGGAAGGAATGGAAGAAGAAACTCCTCTGGCTTCCAATAGCAGTGTAACGTCCAATGAGAATTCCCTCGTGAAGGACAAAAAGATCACTGAACTTGAAGGGAAACTCAAGGAATCTGCTGAACAATTGAAGACACTAAAGGAAGAGTACGAGAACTATCGCAAGGAACGTACGACGAATGAGAAGATGCTCAATGAGCAATTTGAAACAATGCGCAATGAAATACTCTCTCTAACATCATCCAATTGCAAACTAATGTCAACTGTCGAATTTAACAGTGAGCAAATTAAGCTGCAACAGAAAAATCAAGCCATGTACAAGAAACAGATTGAAACACTTGAAGATCGTAACAAGAATTACGAGAATTCCATCGTGAAGCACGAACAGACAATTATGATTCTCAAAGATGAGGTCATCAATTcccagacgaaatgttcaaggGCTGAAGTGATGGCGGATAATCTCAAGCAGGAACTGAGGATCCTGAAAGATTCAGAATCTAGATTGCAACTCGAACGGGAAGCTTTGCATCGGGAACGTCACAGTCACAATCTCCTGATGAACAATCTCGAGATGATCAAAGCGAGTTTCGAGAGATCAGAGACTGAGGGAAAACTTCGTCTGGAAACGCGTCTCGATGAAGCAACACGTGAATGCTCGGCACTGAGGAGGCGTCTTCAGGAGGAGCAAGATCGTTTCCGTGAACTAGTTCAAGATCTCGAACGACAAACTGAGACAGCAAAGAAGCGAATGAATGATGAGTTGTCTCAGGTTGACAAAATCCGGGATGAACTACGTCAGAGTCGTGAAGATGTCATGGCAAAGACGAAACAGATTGAAGATCTCAGTCACAAACTCCAAGAGAGTCTTACGCCAAATAAAAGTGACAATCCAATTGCTCAAGCACAGAAACGTGTCAAGGAAATGGAGTTCCAAAATAGTGAATATCGCCTGGAGATTGAGAGCCTGCAGAAGGAATTGATGACGACGAAGGAACACGTTCAGCAGTACTGCAAACTGTCGGAGAGTGCAGAGAAGGAACTCAAGGATATGAGTGTTGAATATGAGCAACTCAAAACGACCACAGCAGCAGAAATTTCTAAGCTGAGAGAGAGTGAATCATCCTTAAAGACACGTGTTGAAGAGCTCGAAACAGAGATCTCACTACAGATCACAGGAGCGCAACTCAATGTGGATCAAGATGAGTCAACACAGTTGCGAAAGACACAAACAGAACTGAGGGACGTCCTGCAGAAACTCAGTGAAGTTAATCGAGAACTGAGGGATGCTAGAGATGAGTTGAGTAGCCTAAGGAATTCTCTGCAGAGTGTTGAGGCTAAATATGCCAATGAGATGGTATTGCATTCAACTGATCTGCAAGCACTGAGTTCCCTCAAGGATGAACTCAATAAGCTGAAGGAAACAATGGTTGAGTTCAAGATTCAACGCGACAGAGCCATTGAGGAGTTGGAATGCACGAAACGAGGTTGGGCAGAGACTGAGAAGCATCTAAAAGCTGATAGAGTGTCTCTCGAGGAGCGTCTGAAGGACCTCGATGCCCAGAATGCAGCTCTTCACGATCAAGTTCAAGAACTGAGCACAAAGATGACATTTGTAGGAGTTGGTGCAACTGATGCATCAGACAAGGATGATTCAGTTGCAGATTCATCCTTGATTAACCGATCCCTCAATGATGATGAGGCTAAACCCAATTCTGGGCAGTTGTTGCAAATTATTAAGTATTTGCGCAAGGAGAAAGACATTGCGTATGCTGAAGTTGAAGTTCTCCGAGCAGAAAATACGCGTCTGCAGGCCGAAACGAAGATTGTACAGAAGAAACTTGATGATACAAATACCGCTTTGGTGAATGAGCGTACCAAGTCAGAAGTTGGAATTGTCAGTGCGACGAAACATGAAGATATTCTAAGAAAGGTGGAGACACTCAATGCCATCACAGATAGCAACAGGAGCCTGAGGGAGGAGCGTGATCTGTTGCAGAGCAAAATTAAAGATCTCACAACTCACATTACCACAGTTGAATTGGAGTTGTTCCCATTGCAGGAGAAAAATCGGGAGATACAGGCGAAGATTGATGAAAAGGAGGCTGAGAATACAACACTTCGTGTAGAGGTCACAAGATGGCGTCAACGTGCCAATCAATTGATTGAACGcagcaataaaaccaatccGGACATTTACAAGAATCTGCAGAATGAGAGGGAGAGTCTAGCTAAGATGTTGACGAATGAACGAGAAATTCTCAAGAAGACCACTGAGGAGTTGACAAATATCAAAAATGACAAATCTCGTGTTGACACAGAAGTGACAAATCTGTCAAAACAAGTGTCAACTTTGACGGAAGAAgccaaaaaacaaaatgaaacacTGAGCAATCTCCAAGCGACCAACACCAAGTTGATGCACGAATTGATGGAGGTGAAGAATTCAATTCTCACCAAGGAAGATGAAATCAAGAAACTGAGTGATGAGGTGACAGCTAGAGATACCCAGATGACAGAAGTCAAGAATAAAGAAATACAGATTCGTAAGATAGCCAAACGCTACAAGGATCTCTATTTTGAACTGAAGAACAAGGAAGAAGGGAAAGAAGGAGAAGCTTCAGAGGAGAATCAGCAGAATCTCAGCACAGAAGCAGGTACATCAAAACAGGAACCTGATCGAGCTCTCCAGGATAAGATTACAGAACTCAATTCACAGCTATTTGCGGCACAGGAAGAAGTTGATACACTGAAGAAGGAAAATGAAACACTTAAGCAATTCCGCGAGAAAGATGATCGTAGTATGCAGCAACTGAAGGAAGCCAAGGCTAGGATTATGACATTGCAGGAAACCAAGGGAGTGATGAACAGGGAATTGGCAACAGCCAAGAGTCAATTGCAGACTGTCGAACAGTCACATGATCTTGTAATTGCAGAACTCAAGAGTCAATATGAAAGTCGACTTGCACGTCTTGAAAAGGATTTGGGCGATGCAAAGGAGAATCAGGAGACAATTTTGCGTCTACAGCGTGACAATGAAGCATTGGTGGTGCGAGTAAATCAACTCCATCGTCAGTTGCAGATGCCTCAGGGTGCCAAACCATCTACAAGCTCAAGCACCACCGAAAAGAATATAAGTGAATGTCCAAGAACTGCCAATGTTAAGCCAATGGCTGGACCTAGCCATCAGTCGGCTACAGTGACTCCATGGAGAGGTGGAGAGACTCCTCTGGCCAGCATTAGACCCATGTCAGTGCAGAATAGGACAGCAGCCGTACTTCCCACCAATGTGGCTACTGTCCAGGGTTCCAGCTCAAGTGTGACAGCTCTCGTTCCGCCTCAGCAACAAGTTCACACAACAG GCAATAACTCGGGTGAAGCCATGTCGTCATCTCCAACAAGTTCCCATACAGACTACATGCCTGCAACAAGTTCAGCAACTGTTGTTGTAGCTGCAGTTCCTCCAATGGGAACTGCTTCAACGCCCGCCGAGAGCTCTCAGGAGGCTGAGAGTGTTCCTACGGGAAATAATGGAGAGTCCTCCTTTAGTTCAACTTCCACGTCTCAGTTGGTGGTATCTGGAGGACAGCAGCAACAAGCTGTAGCTCTGGTATCACCAAGGGTTGAGGGAGGAAGTTCTCAGAATGTCATTGCGCCTCAGGCAATTGAACAGAGTCAAACACCTAGCACTTCTGGTACTTCGTCATCTTCATCGGCATTGGGGAATCAGGCCGTGATTATTAGTAGTCACCATCAGGCGTCTTCTAGTAGTACGGTGACGACGACTCAAGCGGGATCACATAAGCGTCCGAGGGATGTTGAGGGAGACAGTTCAACAGGGAATGCTGAAGAGGTAGGAGAGAAATCGCAGCCGCAGATGAAGAGGACACGAGTTCAGGCGGGTGAGACATTCCAGGGAGTTAGTGAGTCTGGGCTTGATGTTGAGTATCAGGTGCCGACTTCTTCTCAGCGTGATCAAGAGGATGACATCATTGTGGTGGATTCGGAGGAGGAAGAAGATGATGGAATGGCTGATGAAGGAACACCAGATGATGGTCCGTTTGACGATGAAGCTGATGAGATGGAAGCTTATGAGCAGGAACAGGAGATTGTGAATTACGATGAGGGAGATGGTCCTGATATTGATGAAGACAATGTTCCATCGGATAACAATGAAGTTGAAGTGGATGACAGCAATGAGATTCCGAATCAGTCGGGGAGTAGTTCAAGCAATGGACAAATAGCTCCAGATGCAGGGAGTAGTACGTCACAGGTGGGTCAGAGTAGTCTACCGGAAGTGTCTCCTGAGCAACCCATTGAAGCGTCATCGGGTCAGAGTCAGACGGAAGGAGTACAGCAAATCCAGACGATCAGCAGTGGAAGTGAGCCCGGTTCTTCAACATCCGTCGCGACTCCAAATACTTCCTGGCGTCAGATAACACCACATTCGCGTCAGCAGCAATCGGCTACGCATCTGGTGCTCATACAACAGAGTAGTTCGGGTTATGAGCCAGAAACGGGAGATGAAAGAATTGTTCCCAGCACTCCGACACTTTTTGCCCCAAGGAGAGCTGATGGTTTCAGTGAAGTGATCAGTTCACCACATCCTCAAGTCCCTCATGCTGCCAGATTCACCTTCACCGAAGCCTCACGACCAGGGCAGTCAGCCCTGGTGCCGGGAGGAAATCTCGAAGGAATGGATGACACACAAATTGATCTGTCGCAACTGGATGAATCAAGCGCAACTACAACTGGACGAAGTGTTCCGAATACGCCAAAACTCATCTCGCCTCATGACGTGGACTCGGCTGCTGGTGAGGGATCATCCAGCACAGCTCAGCAACAGTCAGCACAACAGTCGCAGAGTGGTCAGCAATCGCAGGCGGAGCAGCAACAAGAGCAGCAACAGGAAGAGGAACAGCAGGAAGCAGTTGATCTTAGGCAACCCGATGCAGAAGCCGGTACAAGTCAAAGTCAGCCCCAAATAACAATTGAAGAACACGTGGATGATGATGAGAATGACGATGATGAGGATGATGAcgaagatgatgatgatgatggaa ATGAAAATGAATCTGAAAATCTGGATCATACAGCATCAACATCCGAAAGAACCAAGTCTGACAAGGAGGATTCCAATTTACCGAGTGGAGAAGAGCCCGAAGGGACAGATGGAGTGAGCTCGGAGGGAGAAAAGGCGCCTGGTGCTGAAGGAATGGAG ATTGAGGAGGGGCGCGAAGCAGAAGCCTCCACGAGTATTACAACACGTTCCCGAAGTGCAGGAATGCATCATGGTGTTCAGCAGGTGGCAAGAAGGGCCACGGGGCGCATTTCGCGCGGAAGGACGCCAATTGTGTGGAATCAAGGTGGTGGACGAG TATTTTACTTGGCAGGTCGAGATTCGATTGGCGTCAGGGCACAGCCCATGATGCAGGAGCCCAATTCGGTCAATAGAAATACGTTCCAACAGTCACCGCCACGTGGTCAACGTGGTAGACGAATGCGTCGACCAAATAGTGGAGGGTATATGAGGTACTAA